The Crateriforma spongiae sequence CGCGTCGCCCAAATGCCATTTCCCAAACGCAGCGGTCGCGTAGCCGATCGGTTTCAGCAATTCGGCAATGGTGATTTCGCTTTGTGGCAAGCCCACATGCTGGTACCAATCGGGATACTCCGGGCGGTCATTGGGGCATACCGGCAAACCGTTTCTTTGCGGATATCGTCCGGTCAAGACGGCAGCACGACTTGGCGAACAAACGCTGCAAGCGGAAAGATAATTGGTGAAACGAATCCCGTCAGCCGCCAAACGGTTGATGTTCGGCGTTTTGATTCCCGGATCTTGCGCGTCGTAGCACTCCAGGTCGTTGTAGCCCAGGTCGTCCACATAGATCAGCAAGATGTTGGGCGACGGTTCGTCCGCTGTTGCCCCGCGGATCACCAAGATCGACCACAACGTCAGTGCGACAAGAGCGAGGGAAGATTTCATTCGTTGCAAGCGAAAACGTTTTAGGGCCGGGATCAAATCGTCTGCTCCTACGGTGTATTGGATTCGATGACGAGGCAATCAAGACCAAAGAAGGTGCCGGGATCCTTGGAATCCGGATTGGATCCCGTCACTTTGATACGAATGGTGACGTGATCATCGTGCGGGGTGAACGTTCCCAACGTGACAGGTCCGGTGACGCCCACATCGGCGGAATAGGTGTCTAAAGAAATCCCGGTGGGTTTTCCGTCGACGGTGAATTCCAAAATCCCATAGTCGAAACTGGTCGTGGCATGGACGGTGATCGTGACGGGATTTGTGCCAGAGGTGGGGACCTGCAAATCGACATAGTCACCGATTGATGTATCGCGGACGAAAAGGTGACGGCCACCGCTCCATCGATCCTGTCCGTAACGTCCCAGGTTTTGATTGCGAATCACCTTCACACCGCTGCGGTTTGCCACTGCTTTTAAAGTTTCACATTCGATCGCATGGTCAAAATGTGACGTCGGCGGTGGCGTTTGGCGTGATGCGGATGCATTGGAAACTGACGGAACCACCCAGCGTTGGGTTGCGTCTTGTGGAGTCGGTTTGCGATTGCAGGTCGTGTCGGCAAAGCCATACCAATACGTGCCCGCTGCATAGCCCATGTCACAGTCCGACCAAGACCAGACTTCCATATCCAACTTTAGCAAATCGGAAAACGGCATCGTGTCCAGAACGCGTGTGCGAGTCTCCGTACTATAGCCCAGCGTGTTTCTTTCGTCCGCGTTGGTCTTACGGTTCTGTTTGTTGTACTGGTGACAGAACGGTTGGGCATGAAACGGATGCTCGTAAAAATCGGTACTGCGTCCACCCCACGAATATCCGTAATAGTCTTCGGTCCCGGTTCCGAAGATCGACGGAAAGGATTCGCCATCGACGAAGATCTTTTCGTCGCCTTCGCCCCACCATCGTTCGACCGGGTTCATGACCGTCAGTGTGTCACCGACGTAAACGCCGCGACCCTTCAACGTGATATAGTTCCAATCCGAACGCGGAAGGGTGGGCACCGGATACTGGCCACGCCAATTTGCGTGGAAATACATCGATCGTTGATCCCAAGTCCACGGTCCTGTCTTGATCTCCAGATCGGCGACCACATCTTTGCTGCCTAGATTGACCAGGGAAACTGTGCCATTGGTTTGATATGGCATCACCCAACGACACGTCATCGTTCCATCTTCGGCGACAGTACGGTACCAACCATCGAACGCGTTCAAGCCGATGCCCGAACCAAAGAATTCACCGATCGGGCACCAGATGGTCTGTTTGCCGTCGAAATCCATTTTCAGAACAACATCGCGTGTGACCATGGGGTCGCCAAAGTCGGCCAGTTTGACGGAAAGTTCGCGCACGGCGGCGGCGCCGGACGGCAGGTCGTACTTCATCTGTTCGCCGCCACCCAATCGCGTATGAAAACGCTGACGTTCCGTTGCGCCGGTGGTCGCCGGATTCAATAAAGATTGACCGACGTGTTGGGTGATGTTTCCGGCGGCCCGGAAATCGTCGATCGTGAATGTTTTGACGGGCGTGTCTTCGTCGTATTCACGAAAAGTGAATTGGAAGAAGAATGGCATCTCCGACACCGTGACTTTGCATGATTTAGCGTACGGTATCGGGAAAAAATTCACGGCCGAACGCAACGACGGATGAGCGAAGGGGTAGGGGAACATTCCACTGCCGTCAAACATGCCCAGCATGTTGCCTTCGAGTGTTGGTTCGTCGGCGCCATCCAGATAGATCCGCATGATCAGATCGGTGCCACCGTTTTTCTGATTCTGCCAAGGCATCCATGTCCGCACGATCGCACCGGGGCCATCGTGATCCATCAGCACCCATTCCTTGTTGCCATTGATCACTTCGGTGCGAATGAAATTCTTGCCGTTGGGAGGACGGTTGAAATCGCCGTTGGCGAACCAGCCCTCGGGATCGTCGGGTGTTATGGATTCTCGGTTGTAACTGCTGTGTTGTCGAAGCCGAAAATTCTTGACCGGGAACCGTGCAATCCCATCGCGATCGACCATGTCCTTGAGCAGGGTTTCGATGGTGACGACCGAATCAGCAGACCGATGTTTGCTTGACGTCTGCTTGGGGCTATGCGGATCAACCTGTTGAGAAATTGAATCGTCCGCTGCATCACATACCGAGGAGCATTCCGAAACGATGGCACCAGCAAAAAACAAAATCATCGCTGTCCAAAAAACACTGCGGTTGACGCCACGATCGTCGGGCGAAGTCACCGTCAACGCAGGACCGTAGGGCGACCGGCGAGATCGCCATGTCTTCGGCCGGCGGAGGCTGTGGAATCGCGGTGCGTCCATGTGATGAGCCATTGTCGAAAAGCTACGCATGTTTCACTCGCAAAGTCTGTCCATTGTCGATGTTCAAGCCGCCGGGAAACGTTGCGACCAGACGGTTACCGTCGGTCTTGAACACCGCGGGGATTGTTCGCCCGTCCAAAGTCGCGGTTGCCTGGCCCGATTTGGTTCCGGGGGCAAGATCGAGTGTCAGCTGTTGCAACTGGAGTTTGCCGTAACGCAGTTCGATGGAATTTTCCTGCCGAACGTCTTTGACGGTTTGCGTGAACTGGCCCCAGCCTTCAGCCGTGGTGAATGCGGCACGAAAATCTTCATGTTGCATTTTCGGTCCGAAAGCCAGTCGGCCTGACGGTCCATCATATTGGTAACCACAAACCGCCATGAACGCGCTGTAACTGGACATGGCGCGGGCATAGTGGTCGCTGCACTCGATTTCGTTGTACGGATTGCGGTCTTGGGGTTGATACCGGTCGTAGATGGCCTTTCCGATGGCTAAACCCTTTTCCAACATGCCTTCCCATATCATGTGGGCGGCGACCTGCCATTCGAAGCCCGTCATGCACTCGTTGAGGTAGCCCGCATAGTTTTTCTTGCCGCTTTTGGCTTCGATCTTTCCGTAGGGAAACGAGCACATGATCAATCCCGCGTTGCCTTCGACGGCGTACCATCGACCAGCGGTCATGACTTTGCGGTAATCGCCGACGTTGGGCGAAAAGTTGTACGTCCACAATGATTCCAGGGCGCGACGCGTTTTGTCTTGCGGCAGCACGGGATCAAGGCCAACGTTCCTGAGCCAAAATTCGCCCAGCACCTGGTCGATGTGGCAACCGTTGACCGATCCATGCTTCTCATCTTCGCCGGGGCCCGGATTGTGAACGAAGTACCCGAAGTCCTCATTCCACAGCATGTCGACCATCGCCGGCGCACCCTTTGCCACGATTCGTTCATAACGATCGGCGACGGCGGGCTGGTTCATTTGCCGCGCCATGACCGCGGATGCCTTCAAGGAAGCGTGGTACAGATTGATCAACCAATGGACTTGGCCGAACCAGGGTTCATCCAACGTGTTGTGTTGGGCGCCTGCCAGCAATCCGGTTTCGTCCTTGTCCCATTTGCGGATCACATGTTCCATGGATTGGCGTGTGCGGTCCCAAATGCTTTCCAAAAACCGGTCGTCGGTTGTCATTTGGCTTTCGCGCAAGACACGCAGAATGGTGCCGCACTGGCCATCGATGGCGTCACGAAACTCTCCGATGCTGTGCCGGAAATTGATGGCACCGTCGCTGGCACGGAATCCTTTTCCGTACTCCACTTTTTCACGGCATTCGCGTTCAATGACCGGGAAGATGCGAGCCAATCCTTGCGCGTATTGCCAAACGTGGGTGCAGTTGCCCGGACAGCAATTGACCCCTTCGTCCAAGTTGTACATGCCATCTTGCAAAGCCAGACGCTCGGCGACCTGCGTCTGCATGCAGTTCAGTGGGATCAGGGTTCGCTCCAAGAACCAATAGGGCAGTGTGGAGTCGTACCAAGTGTCCGTCCAAGTCTGGGAGGTGTCGGTCAATTCCGCCTGTCGCACGGCGACGCTGGCAGCCGAATCGACTGGTGTCGGCCAACGCGTGGAGTACTCGTTGATGTCAGGTTCACCAGGGCTCCGGCCAAACTTGGTGACATACCTCGCATTGGGGAAACGCCATGAAACCGTGAAGGTGACGACGGCATGTTCGCCGGGGGCAAGCTTCGTGGTCCTTCCCAGCGACGCAAACGCTCGTTCACGCAGCGGGCGTTGGAAGGTGTCGCCATCGGAGACCTTGGAATTCGTCCGAGTGAACAGATCGTTCGAGCCGGTGGCGGAGCGTTGAATGTCCACAAATTCTGCCGGTTCGTTGCCCAGCAATCCTAGTGCGATCGATCCAAAGTCGGTCGCACGTTCCAAGGGCGTCTCGGAGTTCCCGCTTGCCGGTTTGGTCGAAAAGACGATCTGGTCGATGTCGATGTGTCCCCATCCGCCGGATGCCGCATCGACGATTTCCAGATGTGCGGTCTTGCCCGCCCATTCTTCCACGTCCCAACTGGCCCATGTCATCGCATCGGATCGATTGCCCGAAGCCGATCGCACCTTTTGTCCGTCGACCCACAGGTGCATTCCCAAAGACTTGGTGTTGTTGCCGCCGCCGATCAAGAAATTGATAAACGGTTTTTGAATCGTGAAATTGGGTGACGTCAGTTTTCCTTGCGGTTTGTCTGATCCGGTCCACGAATTCACCAAGCCCTTTCCGTCAAAGCCGGACAATTTTTGAATGGTGCGCGGACCGGTTGCCGGGCGGTCACCAAAGGCGTCTCCTTCGACTTTCCAATCGCCATAGTCGCCGCCTTCAAAATCAGCGAAGACGTCAGCTTGTTCTTCGGCTCCATCATCTGAAATGGAACCGGCCCAGCATTCGACTGCTGACAAACCGTCTCGCTCAGTGAACCGACTGAACCGGCGTCCTTGACGTCCTTTTCCGCTGCGAAAGTTCGAGAGGTTTTCGATCCAGCCGGCGATGGAGACTTCTTGATCTGTTCCGGACAGATTGCTTAGCGAGTACCGCATCACGATGACGGGAAAGCTGGAATCATCGCGATTCAACGGAATGTATGGCGTGTACGCGTCCAATTCGACTTTGATCGGACATGCGTTGTCGGCATAGGTGACGTTGGCCATCGGATAGCGGTTGGTGAAGACCACGTCTTCGAAACCATTGGAATCCAACGTGAACGTTGTCGCTGAATTGTCGGAGCGAACTTCGATGGCAAACCCTTGGTCCATCGGCGATTGGAACGTGTCCGGTTCGGTAAAGCGTGGCCCGGCGCCAATCTGTTTACGGTCGCGATGGCCGTCCAAATTCCAGTACCACAACCTCCCGTCGCCGCCCAAGTAGACTTGTCCGGTGCAGATGCCGTTGATCGGCATTCCGATGAACCGAAGATTTTCGCCGGATGCGGATAACGGATTGCCGCGGTCGTACAGGCTGGCGATCCATTCCTTGCTGAGCTTCTTATCCGCGGGAATGATCGGATCAAAATCATTCCCATCGAAGGGTCCCGCCATGACTTTCGAACGCCCGGAAAGCAAGAGTGCGGCGTTCAAGCCGGCGGCTTGGATCAGGCGACGGCGGGGTAAGGGTGTCGGACCGCAGTCCGCGGAAGATGCGCAGCCACAGTGCGTTGTGTTGTCCGACGAGTGCTGAAGATTTTTGGTCATCGCGTGAATCGCCTTTCTTCGTCTTCGGGCGTTGGCACCAAGGAATCCGACACCGCCACAGACAGCGTTATCCGGTCCACCGGACGGCGGAGGGTCGGACATCAACGGATGCTCGTTCGCGAGCCAGAAAAACGAGAAAACGACCAATCCGATGACATTGGTCGGGGGAAAGGACCAATGGTCACGCCGATGACGTGCTTCGCTTTGATGTGGGGCGTGCCTTGAATGTCCCTCGTGCCGACAGCGGTGTCGAGACTTCGGGACGACACGCTGTTAACGTTTTGCGACGCCCAAGATGGGGCGACCAATGGACAACGCCTGTCGGGGCGTCCCGGCTTGGTCACCAAATTTGCTAATGATGCGCAAGGCTGTCGATTGCCAGCTTTGGTCCATGAATGAGGCATTCGGGATGCTGGGCACTGAAACCCAGGATTGCCGACGCGGTCACCTGTGTTCCCGTCACGTCCAATTCACGAAGGTTGCCGAGCGATTTCAGCTTAGCGAATCCTGCGTCGGTGATCTTGGTCCCGGCTAGATTCAAACGGGTGATTTTCGGCATGGTGACAAGGTCGTTCATGCAACGATCGGTTACCCCGGTCTGGCTTAAGTTCAAATTCTGAATCGTTTGGTGTCCAGAGAGACGTCCGACGGTGGTGTCGCTGATGCGGGATTCCGACAGATCCAGCGTGTGCAGGCGAGGCCAAGAAACATGGCTAAACGTTTTGTCGGTCAACTCGCATCCCGCAAGTGACAAGGTGCGGAGATTCGAGAGCTTCCCCAACCCCACGGCGGCTTGGTCGGTGATTTTCGTGTGGTCTAGAAACAGCCATTTCAGTTGGCCGAGGTCACAGACGATCCGCAGGGTTGCGTCGGTGATCGGTGTCTGTGCCAGTGAAAGAAAAACCAGGGAACGTTGGCCGGCAAGCAAATCGGCAGCATCGTCGGTGAATCGCGAACCCTTCAAGTGCACGTAGGAAAGTTGGCCGTTGATCTGGCGTACGTTGCCAGCCCCCAGGTCAATCAACTGCTGGCTAATCGACTGGCGGTTGTTGGACCGGCCGATGGTGTCGTCCGCAGGAATTTTTGGAAACCAAGCCATCGCCGCTGTCACCAGGGATGAAAAGCAAATCAGACGCAAAGGTTTCATGGTGTCTCCGGAACCGAACGAAGGCGGTACAGCGTTGGCGATACGAATCAAGGAATCAGTGGTGGTGAAAACGTGCCTTTTAAACAGGCGTGGCGCACACAGCAGCGGTGATGGAGGAATCAAAATGGTCGCGACGAACCACATCGACGTCTTCGCACCAAACAGCAACGCTGTGGTTGGGGAACACATCGGTTCGCAGATACCGAAGGACGTCGTCACCAGTTTCCGGAGTCACAACCACTTCGATGCGGACCTGTGATTCTGACGGCCGGTCCCCACATCGCAGCCGATGGCGTCCGGCTCCGCTGCAAGGTGTTGACGTGTAACCGGTGGCACCCAATTCGACGAAACGATCGACCAGTCGCGACTCCAGATCATGGTCGGCGACCACGGTCACCCTTCGCATTGTGGAAAGGCCACCTTTACGTGCCGATTGCGGGCTGGCTGCTAGCGGCTTCATCTGCGACAAACCACGGATATGGAATTGCAGGCCTTCCTGTTGGAAATCGCGTTCCATCTCTTCGAGCTTTTCCATCACGCTGTGGTCGACCAGCTTGGTGTCGGACACGTCAATGATCAGATTTCGTTTTTGAATCAGCCCGATCTGTTCGATTTGGCGACGGAACGGAATCCAGTTACTGAAGACGGCGGACTCTTTGGCCACGATCAGGCTGGTGTTGTCATCGATTTCCTGGACCTCAATGAACGGCTTGAACAGACTTTTCAGTGGAACGCCATTGGCAACGTGGATGATCAGTTTCAACAGGATTCCAGCAGCGACGCCGATCAGCAAATCGGTCGCCAAGACGACGATCAGCGTGGTGACAAAGATCGCGAGCTGTTCTTTTCCGATTCGCCAGACGTGCACAAACTCGGCCGGATGTGCCAGTCGGTATCCGGTGTAAACCAGCATGCCCGCAAGGGCTGCGAGAGGAATCTCGTGCAGCACCATGGGGATCATTGCGACACAGGCGAGCAGAAAGATCCCATGCCACATATCGGCAAATCGCGTGCGAGCACCGTTGTCGATGTTCGCTTTGGACCGCACGATTTCGGAGATCATCGGAAGTCCGCCGACCATCGACGCACACAAGTTTCCGATCCCAACGGCGACAAGGTCACGGTTCATGTTGGTTTTGCGTTTCCAAGGATCCAACAAGTCGATCGCTTTGGCGCTGAGCAGCGATTCCAGGCTGCCGATGATGAAAAACATCATCACCCATTTCCACGCTTTACCCTGTGCAAGTGCCGTGAAGTCGGGTGTGGTCACGTCGTCAAACATGCCAAAGACGCGTTCGGGCATCTTGACCAGGTATTGTTCACCCAACTGGTACTGATGTCCTTGCAGCGTATAAGAGTGCTCGTGCAGTAGGTCGAACATCAGTCCCATGGGAACGGTGACCAACAGAACGATCATTGGCGAGGGAATCTTCTTTAGCAGCCCGACCTTTTGGCCTGCCAATGGCCATAAGAACATGATCAGAATGCTGGTCATCCCGATGGCAGCGATCGCCGGGTTGGCTTCGGCAATGTAGTGCGGAATCTCGCGTAGCATTTCCAGGGGTTCACCGCCGGCGGAGACACCCAACGCCACGGGGAACTGTTTGATGATGATGATGACGCCGATCGCCGCCAACATCCCGTGCACCGCAGAAATGGGGAAAAATTCGCCCAAGATTCCGCCACGGAACAGTCCGAACAGGATTTGGATGACGGCGGCGGCCACGCCGACGGCAAGGGCGGCTTGATAGGCGGTGAAGTCAGCGTCGGTCCATCCCCCGGTCATCCCATCGCCACCGAAATCTTCGATACAGCCGATCGCAATCACGATCAAACCAGCCGCGGGACCTTTGATGGTCAGTTCACTATTGCTGATAAAGGTCGTCAGAATGGAACCGATGATGGCGGTGAAGATCCCGGCGATGGGCGGATAGCCACAAGCCAGCGAGATACCTAAGCACAGCGGCAACGCGATCAGAAAGACCAACAAGCCGGACAGAAAATCGTGCTTGAAGTACTGCACAAACCCTGACGCGTTTCCGCGAGGCGTTTCGTTTTGTTTTGTGATGGCGGCGGGGACTGCGTTATCACTCATTTTCGGTCTCCGATTGGATCCTGCGCCGTGGACACAGCGATCGCTTGAATCTGAGGCTTTTCGGTGGATGACGTGGGGAGAGAGACGGGCGGGGCGATCAACGCGTGAGATGTGCCTGGACCGTCGGTGGTGTGAAAGTCGGAATCGGGGCTGGAGGCGGCCTTGCGGTGACGGATCAGTTCAATTGCAGCGTGATAGCGTGATGCGACGCTCCACTGGGGATACAGTCCGCCAAAGATGATCAAGGTCGACAGCATCAAAACGGCAATCTTTTCGGATCGGCGGGCACGCAGTGAGAACGTGGCCAGATGACGATGGCCAGTGAAGATGCGGAAATAGGCTTGTAAGATTGCAATGCCGTTCAGTGCCGCTGCGACCACCACCGCCATTCCGATCCACGGATACACATCGACCGCGCTTTCGACCAACAGTTCGATCCCGATGAATCCGATGGTGCCCGGGAATCCGATCGAAGCCAGCCCCGTCAAAAGAAACAGTGCCGCAAGGGTGGGCATGTGTTCGTACAGACCATGGAATTCCAACATAGAGATGCGGCCCACTCGGGCTTCGACGCTTCGCAAGGTCAATCCGAAACCGCCCAGGGACAGTCCGACGGAAATCCAGACGCACAACGCACCGGTCAAACCGATGGGTGTGGCCAGTTCCAGGCCGATCAAGACCAACGAAGATTGGCTTAGCAATAGGTAACAAAAGAATCGTCGGGCTTCATGCTGGACCAGCGCCATGCATCCGGCATAGACGGCGGTGATCAAAGACACGACCGCGATACTTTGCAAGGCCCAGTCCGGTGCGATCGGTAGAACCAACCGCATCACCGCGTACGCGCCGGTCATGGGAGCGACAAACAGTAGTGCGGTGCCAAAGGTCGCCTTTTCAAACAGATCGGTCATCCAGCAATGCAGCGGAACGATGCCGGTTCGCAGCAACGCGGCAACCGTCAGAAGAGCGCCGCCAACAAACACCGCGCCGAATTCGACCAGCACTTGGCCGACCACCAACAGGGCCGCGAATACGGTCATGTGAATGGTGAACACTCGCGTGCAACGTTGACGACTTCGCAATTCCATCCAAACGGGAATCGTCGCAGCCAACAACAACCCGATGATGACCCAGGCGTTTCGGCAACTGAGCGTTGCGATCAAAACGGCTTCGGAGACTAACATCGCGTTGAAGGAAAAGCGGTTGGCTTTGGTACGCAATGTTGATAACGCGGTCAACAAACACAACAGTGCTGCCAGCGGCAACAACGGCGCGTTCAGTTCATCGATGACAAAGACATCGTGATGAAAGATCCAGCCGATGACATCCCAGTGGTCGTGGGCTTCGAAGGTTTGCAACCGTGAAAAATCGATCCATTCCCCGGTGGCACACGCCAACGTCAGGCCGCATGCAACCAAACTGACGATCCGGGCGGTCGCGGAGTTTTCCAGTCGTGTGACAACCACCGATGCGATGATCGGAATCAAGATGGAAAGCTCCATCCATGGCAAATGCAATTCCTGCATCAAACGAATTCCTCCAACGATTCGACGTGCGGACGGACGTCATCGGATTCACGTGATTGACCGCCGGATAGAAGATTGGTCCAGCGTCTTTCCATGTTGTCACACCATCGAAACAGGCGGGTGAAAGGACGCACGATGTAGTCATCCAACAATGCGTCCAGGAAACCGCGTTCAATCGCGGTGGAATACAACCGTGCTCGGAATCGCGTTGGCAGCCAACGTGCCCAAATCGTTCCGTTGCGTTGAAGGTGACCACCGATGGCGTTTTCCAGCGTGTGGTAGTCGTGCAGCAGTGTGGGGGCACGCAGCAATTGCAGCGTCCGCAGGCAGGCATGTCCGATAATGTGGATCAATGCCAGGTAACGCAGCCCACAACCAATTTCGACCACGATGATCCCGACCTGGGTCAGCGAGGCGAACGCTAGGGCGCTCTTGATATCGGTCTGCACGCGTGCGGTCAGGGTGCCAAAGACGGCGGAGATCAGGCCCACCGAAATAACAGCGGCACGCAAAAGTGGGGACGCATCTAATAGCGGGCCGACGCGAAGCAAAAGGTACGCACCCAAGTGCACCGACAATGCGCCGTAAAAGATCGCACTGGACGGTGTGGGGCCTTCCATCGCCCGAGGAAGCCAGCCGGAAAACGGTACCAAAGCGGATTTGCCCATCGCCGCCAGCAATAACAATGCACCGACGAATAACGCATGCGACTGCGTGATCGCAACGTGGCCTTCGGGCCAAACGCCCGTCCCCATCAGGGCGTCGAAATCGCCGGCCCCGGTCAAGTGGTGCAGCGTCAAGGCGGCGATCAAGAATGCCGCGTCAGAAACGCGATAAATGCTCCAAACGCGTTGGCCATTTCGAACCGGGTTGGTGCGTTCGTGAAAATACGCCACCAGCAACGCCGATGACAGGCCCACCAGTTCCCATCCAAAAAACAGTGTTTCAATCGTGCCGGCCAGCGATGACACAATCATGCCCAACAGAAAGACGCTGAACAGGACAAAGAATCGGTTGTAACCCGGTTCACGGTGCAGATACCGGCTGGCAAATGCACTGACCGTTCCGCAAAGAACGAAGGACAGAATTGTGAAGGGTACCGAAAGCCGATCGAAAACGAATTTCAAATGAAAGTGGAAGTGTTGTTGGGGAATGACGACCCAATTGCCCAATTCAATGGGGACAAATCGCCGATCGGTCACCAACATCAATCCTAAGATCGCAATAATCGCGACCAATCCAACGACGACCGAAGTTTCGGTCAAGCGTGCGGAGGTTCGCTCGCTAATCTTTTGATCCAGCAGTGACGTCACCGCCAAGACCGCCAACAGCACCGCGGGGCTGATCACCACGACCAGGCCGAGCGCGAAATAGCATTGATCCAACGTCATGCCGGGTCTCCTTGTTGCGGGGTGTTGGCCGACAGGATGGATGCGAATCCCAAGTGTTCGCGATGTCCGGCGTACCAATCCGGCGACGAATTGACCGCCGGAATTTCTCGTTCATGCGGCGCGTACATCAGAAAATCATCCTTGACCCAGCGATGGACGCGTCCGGATTCCGGATCGAAGACCGCCAGTTGCACCCATCCGCCTTTGACCAGTCGGGCAATTGCATCGTTGTCGTCGATGATGCGTTTCATCGCCTGCGGCGTGGATTCGATCACGAACAACAACCGGACCGGTTCATGGATTTCAACCATCTGCCAAGGCAAGCCCGGACGCAGGTCGCTTTCGGCACCGTCCATCACACCCAGCAGGGATGTGATGTTGTGCGGAAGCTTGGTCCCGCATCCGTATCCGATGGGATCGACATAGGAAAAGTAGTATTCCAAGTTGATCCCGGCACACACCGGAATGACCGCTTGCAGCATCTGTTCCAGAATGGAACTGCGATCGTCGTCTTGCGTCGGGTCATAGGATGTCAGGAACGCGCGGCGATCCAAAAACAATCCGCGACTCCATTCACGTCGGCCGACGAAACACAGGGCATTGGTGGCATGGCCGTATTCCGGCCGTGTTTGGGAGAGGTCTTCAGCCCGTCCTTCGACGTGTCGCAGGGCTTCGTCAAAGTCGACCGAATCACCGGCCGATTCGAAACGCCGGCATCGTTCGTGGGCACTGCGTTTTCGCGCTTCGTCGATATCCGCCTTGGCCGCCTCGAATCGCTGACGGTGCCGCAAAGGCACGCGGTCCAAGTCATACCAAGACATCGTGTCATCACACGTGTTGTGGTATCCACCGAGGAAGAAGGTCGAGTCAGGAATCGTCAATCCGCGATCGGCCAATTGCGATCGGACGCGTGGATCGTTGGCCATTTGGGCGAACGCGCGGGCGTTGGGGCCGCCACGACCGCCGCCGCATGCGCCGCAATCATGTGCGGCTTCGTGTGGGTTGTTCAGGCTGGCCGATCCGTGGCCACAGATGACCACTAACTCGGACAACAAGTCAGGGTTGGCAAGCCCGAGGGCTCTCAGGCCACCTTCGACGATGTTGCACATTTCATCGACGCAATATCCGATATTCCCGTTGTCCGATCCGGGGTCTGGTTTCAGTCTTTCCAAGCATAACTCGGTCGATTGCGTGCGAACGATGGACCCGAACCACCGCCGGATTTGGGCCGTGGTTCTGGGGA is a genomic window containing:
- a CDS encoding glycoside hydrolase family 172 protein, encoding MILFFAGAIVSECSSVCDAADDSISQQVDPHSPKQTSSKHRSADSVVTIETLLKDMVDRDGIARFPVKNFRLRQHSSYNRESITPDDPEGWFANGDFNRPPNGKNFIRTEVINGNKEWVLMDHDGPGAIVRTWMPWQNQKNGGTDLIMRIYLDGADEPTLEGNMLGMFDGSGMFPYPFAHPSLRSAVNFFPIPYAKSCKVTVSEMPFFFQFTFREYDEDTPVKTFTIDDFRAAGNITQHVGQSLLNPATTGATERQRFHTRLGGGEQMKYDLPSGAAAVRELSVKLADFGDPMVTRDVVLKMDFDGKQTIWCPIGEFFGSGIGLNAFDGWYRTVAEDGTMTCRWVMPYQTNGTVSLVNLGSKDVVADLEIKTGPWTWDQRSMYFHANWRGQYPVPTLPRSDWNYITLKGRGVYVGDTLTVMNPVERWWGEGDEKIFVDGESFPSIFGTGTEDYYGYSWGGRSTDFYEHPFHAQPFCHQYNKQNRKTNADERNTLGYSTETRTRVLDTMPFSDLLKLDMEVWSWSDCDMGYAAGTYWYGFADTTCNRKPTPQDATQRWVVPSVSNASASRQTPPPTSHFDHAIECETLKAVANRSGVKVIRNQNLGRYGQDRWSGGRHLFVRDTSIGDYVDLQVPTSGTNPVTITVHATTSFDYGILEFTVDGKPTGISLDTYSADVGVTGPVTLGTFTPHDDHVTIRIKVTGSNPDSKDPGTFFGLDCLVIESNTP
- a CDS encoding GH116 family glycosyl hydrolase, with translation MNAALLLSGRSKVMAGPFDGNDFDPIIPADKKLSKEWIASLYDRGNPLSASGENLRFIGMPINGICTGQVYLGGDGRLWYWNLDGHRDRKQIGAGPRFTEPDTFQSPMDQGFAIEVRSDNSATTFTLDSNGFEDVVFTNRYPMANVTYADNACPIKVELDAYTPYIPLNRDDSSFPVIVMRYSLSNLSGTDQEVSIAGWIENLSNFRSGKGRQGRRFSRFTERDGLSAVECWAGSISDDGAEEQADVFADFEGGDYGDWKVEGDAFGDRPATGPRTIQKLSGFDGKGLVNSWTGSDKPQGKLTSPNFTIQKPFINFLIGGGNNTKSLGMHLWVDGQKVRSASGNRSDAMTWASWDVEEWAGKTAHLEIVDAASGGWGHIDIDQIVFSTKPASGNSETPLERATDFGSIALGLLGNEPAEFVDIQRSATGSNDLFTRTNSKVSDGDTFQRPLRERAFASLGRTTKLAPGEHAVVTFTVSWRFPNARYVTKFGRSPGEPDINEYSTRWPTPVDSAASVAVRQAELTDTSQTWTDTWYDSTLPYWFLERTLIPLNCMQTQVAERLALQDGMYNLDEGVNCCPGNCTHVWQYAQGLARIFPVIERECREKVEYGKGFRASDGAINFRHSIGEFRDAIDGQCGTILRVLRESQMTTDDRFLESIWDRTRQSMEHVIRKWDKDETGLLAGAQHNTLDEPWFGQVHWLINLYHASLKASAVMARQMNQPAVADRYERIVAKGAPAMVDMLWNEDFGYFVHNPGPGEDEKHGSVNGCHIDQVLGEFWLRNVGLDPVLPQDKTRRALESLWTYNFSPNVGDYRKVMTAGRWYAVEGNAGLIMCSFPYGKIEAKSGKKNYAGYLNECMTGFEWQVAAHMIWEGMLEKGLAIGKAIYDRYQPQDRNPYNEIECSDHYARAMSSYSAFMAVCGYQYDGPSGRLAFGPKMQHEDFRAAFTTAEGWGQFTQTVKDVRQENSIELRYGKLQLQQLTLDLAPGTKSGQATATLDGRTIPAVFKTDGNRLVATFPGGLNIDNGQTLRVKHA
- a CDS encoding leucine-rich repeat domain-containing protein, which produces MKPLRLICFSSLVTAAMAWFPKIPADDTIGRSNNRQSISQQLIDLGAGNVRQINGQLSYVHLKGSRFTDDAADLLAGQRSLVFLSLAQTPITDATLRIVCDLGQLKWLFLDHTKITDQAAVGLGKLSNLRTLSLAGCELTDKTFSHVSWPRLHTLDLSESRISDTTVGRLSGHQTIQNLNLSQTGVTDRCMNDLVTMPKITRLNLAGTKITDAGFAKLKSLGNLRELDVTGTQVTASAILGFSAQHPECLIHGPKLAIDSLAHH